The following coding sequences lie in one Anomalospiza imberbis isolate Cuckoo-Finch-1a 21T00152 chromosome 21, ASM3175350v1, whole genome shotgun sequence genomic window:
- the RC3H2 gene encoding roquin-2 isoform X2, which produces MPVQAAQWTEFLSCPICYNEFDENVHKPISLGCSHTVCKTCLNKLHRKACPFDQTAINTDIDVLPVNFALLQLVGAQVPDHQTVKLSNVGENKHYEVAKKCVEDLALYLKPLSGGKGVASLNQSALSRPMQRKLVTLVNCQLVEEEGRVRAMRAARSLGERTVTELILQHQNPQQLSANLWAAVRARGCQFLGPAMQEEALKLVLLALEDGSALSRKVLVLFVVQRLEPRFPQASKTSIGHVVQLLYRASCFKVTKRDEDSSLMQLKEEFRSYEALRREHDAQIVHIAMEAGLRISPEQWSSLLYGDLAHKSHMQSIIDKLQSPESFAKSVQELTIVLQRTGDPANLNRLRPHLELLANIDPNPDAASPTWEQLENAMVAVKTVVHGLVDFIQNYSRKGHETPQPQPNSKYKTSMCRDLRQQGGCPRGTNCTFAHSQEELEKYRLRNKKISATVRTFPLLNKVGVNSTVSTTTGNVISVIGSPEATGKMVPSTNGIANLETGVPQLIPRCADTSLRALDNTKKGGKTGANGQNASGSPTESLPENKIGSPPKTPVSQAAATSAGPPNIGTEVNSVPPKSSPFVPRVPVYPPHSDNVQYFQDPRTQLSYEVPQYPQTGYYPAPPTVPAGVAPCVPRFVRSSNVPESSLPPASVPYADHYSTFPPRDRLNSPYQPPPPQPYGPVPPVPSGMYAPVYDSRRIWRPQMYPRDDIIRSNSLPPMDVMHSSVYQTSLRERYNSLDGYYSVACQPPNEQRTVPLPREPCGHLKTGYDEQLRRKPEQWAQYHTQKTPLVSSTLPMATPSPTPPSPLFSVDFSTEDLDSGDVKRRVHLFETQRRAKEEDPIIPFSDGPIISKWGAISRSSRTGYHTTDPIQATASQGSATKPISVSDYVPYVNAVDSRWSAYGSDSASSARYAERDRFIVTDLSGHRKHSSTGDLLSIELQQAKSNSLLLQREANALAMQQKWNSLDEGSRLTLNLLSKEIDLRNGETDYPEDCADTKPDRDIELELSALDTDEPDGQGEQIEEILDIQLGISSQEDQLLNGTTVENGHLLKQHQKESMEQKRQSLGEDLVILEEQKTILPVTSCFSQPITTSVSNASCLPISTSVSVGSLILKTAHIMSEDKNDFLKPVANGRMVNS; this is translated from the exons ATGCCTGTGCAGGCAGCTCAGTGGACAGAATTTCTGTCCTGCCCAATCTGCTACAATGAGTTTGATGAGAATGTGCACAAACCCATCAGCTTAGGTTGCTCTCACACCGTGTGCAAGACCTGCCTGAACAAGCTCCATCGCAAGGCATGTCCTTTTGACCAGACTGCCATCAACACGGACATCGATGTGCTTCCTGTGAACTTTGCACTCCTCCAGCTGGTTGGAGCCCAG GTACCTGATCATCAGACAGTAAAGTTGAGTAATGTAGGAGAGAACAAACATTATGAAGTAGCAAAGAAATGTGTTGAGGATTTGGCACTCTACTTAAAGCCATTAAGTGGAGGAAAAG GTGTTGCAAGCTTGAATCAGAGTGCACTGAGCCGTCCTATGCAGAGGAAGCTTGTGACACTGGTGAACTGTCAgctggtggaggaggagggtcGGGTCAGAGCCATGAGAGCAGCTCGGTCGCTGGGAGAGAGAACTGTCACAGAACTCATCCTGCAGCACCAAAATCCTCAGCAGCTTTCTGCCAATCTTTGGGCTGCTGTCAGGGCACGAGGGTGCCAGTTTCTAGGACCAG CTATGCAAGAGGAGGCACTGAAACTTGTATTACTGGCACTGGAAGATGGCTCTGCACTCTCAAGAAAAGTTCTGGTACTTTTTGTTGTGCAAAGGCTGGAACCAAGATTTCCTCAGGCCTCTAAAACAAGCATTGGTCATGTTGTGCAGCTACTGTATAGAGCATCATGCTTTAAG GTCACTAAAAGGGATGAAGATTCTTCTCTGATGCAACTTAAAGAAGAGTTCCGGAGTTACGAGGCTTTGCGGAGAGAGCATGACGCCCAAATTGTTCACATTGCCATGGAAGCAGGACTTAGAATATCACCAGAACAGTGGTCTTCCCTTCTTTATGGAGACCTGGCACATAAATCACACATGCAATCCATTATTGACAAG CTTCAATCTCCAGAATCTTTTGCTAAGAGTGTACAAGAATTGACAATTGTCTTGCAGCGCACGGGGGATCCTGCAAACTTAAACAGGCTGAGGCCTCATTTAGAGCTCCTGGCAAACATAGATCCAAATCCAG ATGCAGCATCTCCAACatgggagcagctggaaaatGCAATGGTGGCTGTAAAGACTGTGGTCCATGGACTGGTGGATTTCATTCAGAATTACAGTAGAAAAGGCCATGAAACTCCACAG CCACAACCAAATAGCAAATACAAAACAAGTATGTGCCGAGACCTTCGACAGCAAGGGGGGTGTCCAAGAGGAACAAACTGTACATTTGCTCATTCTCAGGAAGAGCTTGAAAA ATACCGTTTGAGGAACAAAAAAATCAGCGCAACAGTGAGAACATTCCCCCTTCTAAACAAAGTTGGCGTAAACAGCACCGTCTCAACCACCACGGGAAACGTGATCTCTGTCATAGGAAGCCCTGAGGCAACGGGCAAGATGGTGCCAAGTACTAATGGAATAGCTAATCTTGAGACTGGGGTTCCCCAGCTGATCCCTCGCTGTGCAGACACCTCCCTGAGAGCTCTGGACAACACCAAGAAGGGAGGGAAGACTGGAGCCAATGGCCAGAACGCTTCTGGGTCCCCCACAGAATCACTTCCTGAAAA TAAAATCGGTTCTCCACCCAAGACTCCTGTAAGCCAGGCAGCAGCTACCTCAGCTGGTCCTCCTAACATTGGAACAGAAGTTAATTCTGTGCCTCCAAAATCCAGCCCGTTTGTTCCCAGAGTACCTGTCTACCCTCCACATTCTGATAATGTTCAGTATTTCCAAGATCCCAGGACTCAGCTGTCGTATGAAGTTCCACAGTACCCACAGACAG GGTATTATCCAGCACCTCCAACAGTACCAGCTGGTGTGGCTCCCTGTGTTCCTCGCTTTGTGAGGTCCAGTAACGTTCCAGAATCATCCCTCCCGCCTGCTTCCGTGCCATATGCCGATCATTACAGCACATTTCCCCCTCGAGATCGACTGAATTCTCCCTACCAGCCTCCTCCTCCGCAGCCGTACGGACcagtccctcctgtcccctctggaATGTACGCTCCAGTCTATGACAGCAGGCGCATCTGGCGCCCGCAGATGTACCCACGAGATGATATTATTAGGAGCAATTCTTTACCTCCCATGGATGTGATGCACTCATCTGTCTATCAGACATCATTGCGGGAGAGGTACAACTCTCTGGATGGGTATTACTCTGTGGCTTGTCAGCCTCCAAACGAGCAGAGGACTGTGCCTTTACCAAGG GAGCCTTGTGGTCATCTGAAGACTGGTTATGATGAGCAGCTGAGACGGAAGCCGGAGCAATGGGCACAGTACCACACACAGAAAACTCCTCTGGTATCATCAACCCTTCCTATGGCAACGCCATCTCCAACACCACCTTCTCCTCTCTTCAGTGTAGATTTCAGCACAGAG GATTTGGACAGTGGGGACGTTAAAAGGAGAGTGCATTTATTTGAAACGCAGAGAAGGGCAAAGGAGGAAGATCCTATAATCCCGTTCAGCGATGGACCCATCATCTCCAAGTGGGGTGCAATCTCCAGGTCATCCCGCACAGGTTATCACACAACAGATCCAATCCAGGCCACTGCTTCCCAAGGAAGTGCTACTAAGCCCATCAGTGTATCAG ATTATGTCCCTTATGTCAATGCTGTAGACTCAAGATGGAGTGCCTATGGCTCAGATTCTGCCTCCTCAGCACGTTATGCGGAACG ggacAGGTTCATAGTTACAGATTTGTCTGGTCACAGAAAGCATTCCAGCACTGGAGATCTACTGAGTATTGAATTGCAGCAG GCCAAAAGCAACTCCTTACTCCTCCAGAGAGAGGCAAACGCACTTGCCATGCAGCAGAAGTGGAATTCTCTAGATGAAGGCAGTCGTCTTACCTTAAACCTTTTAAGCAAGGAAATTGATTTGAGGAATGGTGAG ACTGATTATCCTGAAGACTGTGCAGACACAAAGCCAGACCGAGACATTGAATTGGAGCTGTCAGCCCTCGATACAGACGAACCTGATGGGCAAGGGGAGCAGATAGAA GAGATTCTGGACATACAGCTAGGGATTAGCTCCCAAGAGGATCAGCTGCTCAATGGAACAACCGTAGAGAATGGGCATCTGCTAAAGCAGCACCAGAAAGAATCTATGGAACAGAAGAGACAAAGTTTAGGTGAAgaccttgtgattct gGAGGAGCAGAAAACAATCCTGCCCGTAACTTCTTGCTTCAGTCAGCCGATCACAACATCTGTTAGCAATGCAAGCTGCCTGCCCATCAGCACATCAGTCAGTGTTGGCAGCCTCATTTTGAAAACTGCTCACATTATGTCTGAGGAtaaaaatgactttttaaagCCTGTTGCAAATGGCAGGATGGTTAACAGCTGA
- the RC3H2 gene encoding roquin-2 isoform X1 — MPVQAAQWTEFLSCPICYNEFDENVHKPISLGCSHTVCKTCLNKLHRKACPFDQTAINTDIDVLPVNFALLQLVGAQVPDHQTVKLSNVGENKHYEVAKKCVEDLALYLKPLSGGKGVASLNQSALSRPMQRKLVTLVNCQLVEEEGRVRAMRAARSLGERTVTELILQHQNPQQLSANLWAAVRARGCQFLGPAMQEEALKLVLLALEDGSALSRKVLVLFVVQRLEPRFPQASKTSIGHVVQLLYRASCFKVTKRDEDSSLMQLKEEFRSYEALRREHDAQIVHIAMEAGLRISPEQWSSLLYGDLAHKSHMQSIIDKLQSPESFAKSVQELTIVLQRTGDPANLNRLRPHLELLANIDPNPDAASPTWEQLENAMVAVKTVVHGLVDFIQNYSRKGHETPQPQPNSKYKTSMCRDLRQQGGCPRGTNCTFAHSQEELEKYRLRNKKISATVRTFPLLNKVGVNSTVSTTTGNVISVIGSPEATGKMVPSTNGIANLETGVPQLIPRCADTSLRALDNTKKGGKTGANGQNASGSPTESLPENKIGSPPKTPVSQAAATSAGPPNIGTEVNSVPPKSSPFVPRVPVYPPHSDNVQYFQDPRTQLSYEVPQYPQTGYYPAPPTVPAGVAPCVPRFVRSSNVPESSLPPASVPYADHYSTFPPRDRLNSPYQPPPPQPYGPVPPVPSGMYAPVYDSRRIWRPQMYPRDDIIRSNSLPPMDVMHSSVYQTSLRERYNSLDGYYSVACQPPNEQRTVPLPREPCGHLKTGYDEQLRRKPEQWAQYHTQKTPLVSSTLPMATPSPTPPSPLFSVDFSTEFSESVSDLSGTKFEEDHLSHYSPWSCGTIGSCINAIDSEPKDVIANSNAVLMDLDSGDVKRRVHLFETQRRAKEEDPIIPFSDGPIISKWGAISRSSRTGYHTTDPIQATASQGSATKPISVSDYVPYVNAVDSRWSAYGSDSASSARYAERDRFIVTDLSGHRKHSSTGDLLSIELQQAKSNSLLLQREANALAMQQKWNSLDEGSRLTLNLLSKEIDLRNGETDYPEDCADTKPDRDIELELSALDTDEPDGQGEQIEEILDIQLGISSQEDQLLNGTTVENGHLLKQHQKESMEQKRQSLGEDLVILEEQKTILPVTSCFSQPITTSVSNASCLPISTSVSVGSLILKTAHIMSEDKNDFLKPVANGRMVNS; from the exons ATGCCTGTGCAGGCAGCTCAGTGGACAGAATTTCTGTCCTGCCCAATCTGCTACAATGAGTTTGATGAGAATGTGCACAAACCCATCAGCTTAGGTTGCTCTCACACCGTGTGCAAGACCTGCCTGAACAAGCTCCATCGCAAGGCATGTCCTTTTGACCAGACTGCCATCAACACGGACATCGATGTGCTTCCTGTGAACTTTGCACTCCTCCAGCTGGTTGGAGCCCAG GTACCTGATCATCAGACAGTAAAGTTGAGTAATGTAGGAGAGAACAAACATTATGAAGTAGCAAAGAAATGTGTTGAGGATTTGGCACTCTACTTAAAGCCATTAAGTGGAGGAAAAG GTGTTGCAAGCTTGAATCAGAGTGCACTGAGCCGTCCTATGCAGAGGAAGCTTGTGACACTGGTGAACTGTCAgctggtggaggaggagggtcGGGTCAGAGCCATGAGAGCAGCTCGGTCGCTGGGAGAGAGAACTGTCACAGAACTCATCCTGCAGCACCAAAATCCTCAGCAGCTTTCTGCCAATCTTTGGGCTGCTGTCAGGGCACGAGGGTGCCAGTTTCTAGGACCAG CTATGCAAGAGGAGGCACTGAAACTTGTATTACTGGCACTGGAAGATGGCTCTGCACTCTCAAGAAAAGTTCTGGTACTTTTTGTTGTGCAAAGGCTGGAACCAAGATTTCCTCAGGCCTCTAAAACAAGCATTGGTCATGTTGTGCAGCTACTGTATAGAGCATCATGCTTTAAG GTCACTAAAAGGGATGAAGATTCTTCTCTGATGCAACTTAAAGAAGAGTTCCGGAGTTACGAGGCTTTGCGGAGAGAGCATGACGCCCAAATTGTTCACATTGCCATGGAAGCAGGACTTAGAATATCACCAGAACAGTGGTCTTCCCTTCTTTATGGAGACCTGGCACATAAATCACACATGCAATCCATTATTGACAAG CTTCAATCTCCAGAATCTTTTGCTAAGAGTGTACAAGAATTGACAATTGTCTTGCAGCGCACGGGGGATCCTGCAAACTTAAACAGGCTGAGGCCTCATTTAGAGCTCCTGGCAAACATAGATCCAAATCCAG ATGCAGCATCTCCAACatgggagcagctggaaaatGCAATGGTGGCTGTAAAGACTGTGGTCCATGGACTGGTGGATTTCATTCAGAATTACAGTAGAAAAGGCCATGAAACTCCACAG CCACAACCAAATAGCAAATACAAAACAAGTATGTGCCGAGACCTTCGACAGCAAGGGGGGTGTCCAAGAGGAACAAACTGTACATTTGCTCATTCTCAGGAAGAGCTTGAAAA ATACCGTTTGAGGAACAAAAAAATCAGCGCAACAGTGAGAACATTCCCCCTTCTAAACAAAGTTGGCGTAAACAGCACCGTCTCAACCACCACGGGAAACGTGATCTCTGTCATAGGAAGCCCTGAGGCAACGGGCAAGATGGTGCCAAGTACTAATGGAATAGCTAATCTTGAGACTGGGGTTCCCCAGCTGATCCCTCGCTGTGCAGACACCTCCCTGAGAGCTCTGGACAACACCAAGAAGGGAGGGAAGACTGGAGCCAATGGCCAGAACGCTTCTGGGTCCCCCACAGAATCACTTCCTGAAAA TAAAATCGGTTCTCCACCCAAGACTCCTGTAAGCCAGGCAGCAGCTACCTCAGCTGGTCCTCCTAACATTGGAACAGAAGTTAATTCTGTGCCTCCAAAATCCAGCCCGTTTGTTCCCAGAGTACCTGTCTACCCTCCACATTCTGATAATGTTCAGTATTTCCAAGATCCCAGGACTCAGCTGTCGTATGAAGTTCCACAGTACCCACAGACAG GGTATTATCCAGCACCTCCAACAGTACCAGCTGGTGTGGCTCCCTGTGTTCCTCGCTTTGTGAGGTCCAGTAACGTTCCAGAATCATCCCTCCCGCCTGCTTCCGTGCCATATGCCGATCATTACAGCACATTTCCCCCTCGAGATCGACTGAATTCTCCCTACCAGCCTCCTCCTCCGCAGCCGTACGGACcagtccctcctgtcccctctggaATGTACGCTCCAGTCTATGACAGCAGGCGCATCTGGCGCCCGCAGATGTACCCACGAGATGATATTATTAGGAGCAATTCTTTACCTCCCATGGATGTGATGCACTCATCTGTCTATCAGACATCATTGCGGGAGAGGTACAACTCTCTGGATGGGTATTACTCTGTGGCTTGTCAGCCTCCAAACGAGCAGAGGACTGTGCCTTTACCAAGG GAGCCTTGTGGTCATCTGAAGACTGGTTATGATGAGCAGCTGAGACGGAAGCCGGAGCAATGGGCACAGTACCACACACAGAAAACTCCTCTGGTATCATCAACCCTTCCTATGGCAACGCCATCTCCAACACCACCTTCTCCTCTCTTCAGTGTAGATTTCAGCACAGAG TTCTCAGAGAGTGTCAGTGATTTGAGTGGAACTAAATTTGAGGAAGACCATCTCTCTCACTATTCACCGTGGTCTTGTGGCACTATTGGCTCTTGTATAAATGCTATCGACTCAGAGCCCAAGGATGTGATTGCCAATTCCAATGCCGTGTTAATG GATTTGGACAGTGGGGACGTTAAAAGGAGAGTGCATTTATTTGAAACGCAGAGAAGGGCAAAGGAGGAAGATCCTATAATCCCGTTCAGCGATGGACCCATCATCTCCAAGTGGGGTGCAATCTCCAGGTCATCCCGCACAGGTTATCACACAACAGATCCAATCCAGGCCACTGCTTCCCAAGGAAGTGCTACTAAGCCCATCAGTGTATCAG ATTATGTCCCTTATGTCAATGCTGTAGACTCAAGATGGAGTGCCTATGGCTCAGATTCTGCCTCCTCAGCACGTTATGCGGAACG ggacAGGTTCATAGTTACAGATTTGTCTGGTCACAGAAAGCATTCCAGCACTGGAGATCTACTGAGTATTGAATTGCAGCAG GCCAAAAGCAACTCCTTACTCCTCCAGAGAGAGGCAAACGCACTTGCCATGCAGCAGAAGTGGAATTCTCTAGATGAAGGCAGTCGTCTTACCTTAAACCTTTTAAGCAAGGAAATTGATTTGAGGAATGGTGAG ACTGATTATCCTGAAGACTGTGCAGACACAAAGCCAGACCGAGACATTGAATTGGAGCTGTCAGCCCTCGATACAGACGAACCTGATGGGCAAGGGGAGCAGATAGAA GAGATTCTGGACATACAGCTAGGGATTAGCTCCCAAGAGGATCAGCTGCTCAATGGAACAACCGTAGAGAATGGGCATCTGCTAAAGCAGCACCAGAAAGAATCTATGGAACAGAAGAGACAAAGTTTAGGTGAAgaccttgtgattct gGAGGAGCAGAAAACAATCCTGCCCGTAACTTCTTGCTTCAGTCAGCCGATCACAACATCTGTTAGCAATGCAAGCTGCCTGCCCATCAGCACATCAGTCAGTGTTGGCAGCCTCATTTTGAAAACTGCTCACATTATGTCTGAGGAtaaaaatgactttttaaagCCTGTTGCAAATGGCAGGATGGTTAACAGCTGA
- the RC3H2 gene encoding roquin-2 isoform X3, which translates to MPVQAAQWTEFLSCPICYNEFDENVHKPISLGCSHTVCKTCLNKLHRKACPFDQTAINTDIDVLPVNFALLQLVGAQVPDHQTVKLSNVGENKHYEVAKKCVEDLALYLKPLSGGKGVASLNQSALSRPMQRKLVTLVNCQLVEEEGRVRAMRAARSLGERTVTELILQHQNPQQLSANLWAAVRARGCQFLGPAMQEEALKLVLLALEDGSALSRKVLVLFVVQRLEPRFPQASKTSIGHVVQLLYRASCFKVTKRDEDSSLMQLKEEFRSYEALRREHDAQIVHIAMEAGLRISPEQWSSLLYGDLAHKSHMQSIIDKLQSPESFAKSVQELTIVLQRTGDPANLNRLRPHLELLANIDPNPDAASPTWEQLENAMVAVKTVVHGLVDFIQNYSRKGHETPQPQPNSKYKTSMCRDLRQQGGCPRGTNCTFAHSQEELEKYRLRNKKISATVRTFPLLNKVGVNSTVSTTTGNVISVIGSPEATGKMVPSTNGIANLETGVPQLIPRCADTSLRALDNTKKGGKTGANGQNASGSPTESLPENKIGSPPKTPVSQAAATSAGPPNIGTEVNSVPPKSSPFVPRVPVYPPHSDNVQYFQDPRTQLSYEVPQYPQTGYYPAPPTVPAGVAPCVPRFVRSSNVPESSLPPASVPYADHYSTFPPRDRLNSPYQPPPPQPYGPVPPVPSGMYAPVYDSRRIWRPQMYPRDDIIRSNSLPPMDVMHSSVYQTSLRERYNSLDGYYSVACQPPNEQRTVPLPREPCGHLKTGYDEQLRRKPEQWAQYHTQKTPLVSSTLPMATPSPTPPSPLFSVDFSTEFSESVSDLSGTKFEEDHLSHYSPWSCGTIGSCINAIDSEPKDVIANSNAVLMDLDSGDVKRRVHLFETQRRAKEEDPIIPFSDGPIISKWGAISRSSRTGYHTTDPIQATASQGSATKPISVSDYVPYVNAVDSRWSAYGSDSASSARYAERDRFIVTDLSGHRKHSSTGDLLSIELQQAKSNSLLLQREANALAMQQKWNSLDEGSRLTLNLLSKEIDLRNGETDYPEDCADTKPDRDIELELSALDTDEPDGQGEQIEEILDIQLGISSQEDQLLNGTTVENGHLLKQHQKESMEQKRQSLGRSRKQSCP; encoded by the exons ATGCCTGTGCAGGCAGCTCAGTGGACAGAATTTCTGTCCTGCCCAATCTGCTACAATGAGTTTGATGAGAATGTGCACAAACCCATCAGCTTAGGTTGCTCTCACACCGTGTGCAAGACCTGCCTGAACAAGCTCCATCGCAAGGCATGTCCTTTTGACCAGACTGCCATCAACACGGACATCGATGTGCTTCCTGTGAACTTTGCACTCCTCCAGCTGGTTGGAGCCCAG GTACCTGATCATCAGACAGTAAAGTTGAGTAATGTAGGAGAGAACAAACATTATGAAGTAGCAAAGAAATGTGTTGAGGATTTGGCACTCTACTTAAAGCCATTAAGTGGAGGAAAAG GTGTTGCAAGCTTGAATCAGAGTGCACTGAGCCGTCCTATGCAGAGGAAGCTTGTGACACTGGTGAACTGTCAgctggtggaggaggagggtcGGGTCAGAGCCATGAGAGCAGCTCGGTCGCTGGGAGAGAGAACTGTCACAGAACTCATCCTGCAGCACCAAAATCCTCAGCAGCTTTCTGCCAATCTTTGGGCTGCTGTCAGGGCACGAGGGTGCCAGTTTCTAGGACCAG CTATGCAAGAGGAGGCACTGAAACTTGTATTACTGGCACTGGAAGATGGCTCTGCACTCTCAAGAAAAGTTCTGGTACTTTTTGTTGTGCAAAGGCTGGAACCAAGATTTCCTCAGGCCTCTAAAACAAGCATTGGTCATGTTGTGCAGCTACTGTATAGAGCATCATGCTTTAAG GTCACTAAAAGGGATGAAGATTCTTCTCTGATGCAACTTAAAGAAGAGTTCCGGAGTTACGAGGCTTTGCGGAGAGAGCATGACGCCCAAATTGTTCACATTGCCATGGAAGCAGGACTTAGAATATCACCAGAACAGTGGTCTTCCCTTCTTTATGGAGACCTGGCACATAAATCACACATGCAATCCATTATTGACAAG CTTCAATCTCCAGAATCTTTTGCTAAGAGTGTACAAGAATTGACAATTGTCTTGCAGCGCACGGGGGATCCTGCAAACTTAAACAGGCTGAGGCCTCATTTAGAGCTCCTGGCAAACATAGATCCAAATCCAG ATGCAGCATCTCCAACatgggagcagctggaaaatGCAATGGTGGCTGTAAAGACTGTGGTCCATGGACTGGTGGATTTCATTCAGAATTACAGTAGAAAAGGCCATGAAACTCCACAG CCACAACCAAATAGCAAATACAAAACAAGTATGTGCCGAGACCTTCGACAGCAAGGGGGGTGTCCAAGAGGAACAAACTGTACATTTGCTCATTCTCAGGAAGAGCTTGAAAA ATACCGTTTGAGGAACAAAAAAATCAGCGCAACAGTGAGAACATTCCCCCTTCTAAACAAAGTTGGCGTAAACAGCACCGTCTCAACCACCACGGGAAACGTGATCTCTGTCATAGGAAGCCCTGAGGCAACGGGCAAGATGGTGCCAAGTACTAATGGAATAGCTAATCTTGAGACTGGGGTTCCCCAGCTGATCCCTCGCTGTGCAGACACCTCCCTGAGAGCTCTGGACAACACCAAGAAGGGAGGGAAGACTGGAGCCAATGGCCAGAACGCTTCTGGGTCCCCCACAGAATCACTTCCTGAAAA TAAAATCGGTTCTCCACCCAAGACTCCTGTAAGCCAGGCAGCAGCTACCTCAGCTGGTCCTCCTAACATTGGAACAGAAGTTAATTCTGTGCCTCCAAAATCCAGCCCGTTTGTTCCCAGAGTACCTGTCTACCCTCCACATTCTGATAATGTTCAGTATTTCCAAGATCCCAGGACTCAGCTGTCGTATGAAGTTCCACAGTACCCACAGACAG GGTATTATCCAGCACCTCCAACAGTACCAGCTGGTGTGGCTCCCTGTGTTCCTCGCTTTGTGAGGTCCAGTAACGTTCCAGAATCATCCCTCCCGCCTGCTTCCGTGCCATATGCCGATCATTACAGCACATTTCCCCCTCGAGATCGACTGAATTCTCCCTACCAGCCTCCTCCTCCGCAGCCGTACGGACcagtccctcctgtcccctctggaATGTACGCTCCAGTCTATGACAGCAGGCGCATCTGGCGCCCGCAGATGTACCCACGAGATGATATTATTAGGAGCAATTCTTTACCTCCCATGGATGTGATGCACTCATCTGTCTATCAGACATCATTGCGGGAGAGGTACAACTCTCTGGATGGGTATTACTCTGTGGCTTGTCAGCCTCCAAACGAGCAGAGGACTGTGCCTTTACCAAGG GAGCCTTGTGGTCATCTGAAGACTGGTTATGATGAGCAGCTGAGACGGAAGCCGGAGCAATGGGCACAGTACCACACACAGAAAACTCCTCTGGTATCATCAACCCTTCCTATGGCAACGCCATCTCCAACACCACCTTCTCCTCTCTTCAGTGTAGATTTCAGCACAGAG TTCTCAGAGAGTGTCAGTGATTTGAGTGGAACTAAATTTGAGGAAGACCATCTCTCTCACTATTCACCGTGGTCTTGTGGCACTATTGGCTCTTGTATAAATGCTATCGACTCAGAGCCCAAGGATGTGATTGCCAATTCCAATGCCGTGTTAATG GATTTGGACAGTGGGGACGTTAAAAGGAGAGTGCATTTATTTGAAACGCAGAGAAGGGCAAAGGAGGAAGATCCTATAATCCCGTTCAGCGATGGACCCATCATCTCCAAGTGGGGTGCAATCTCCAGGTCATCCCGCACAGGTTATCACACAACAGATCCAATCCAGGCCACTGCTTCCCAAGGAAGTGCTACTAAGCCCATCAGTGTATCAG ATTATGTCCCTTATGTCAATGCTGTAGACTCAAGATGGAGTGCCTATGGCTCAGATTCTGCCTCCTCAGCACGTTATGCGGAACG ggacAGGTTCATAGTTACAGATTTGTCTGGTCACAGAAAGCATTCCAGCACTGGAGATCTACTGAGTATTGAATTGCAGCAG GCCAAAAGCAACTCCTTACTCCTCCAGAGAGAGGCAAACGCACTTGCCATGCAGCAGAAGTGGAATTCTCTAGATGAAGGCAGTCGTCTTACCTTAAACCTTTTAAGCAAGGAAATTGATTTGAGGAATGGTGAG ACTGATTATCCTGAAGACTGTGCAGACACAAAGCCAGACCGAGACATTGAATTGGAGCTGTCAGCCCTCGATACAGACGAACCTGATGGGCAAGGGGAGCAGATAGAA GAGATTCTGGACATACAGCTAGGGATTAGCTCCCAAGAGGATCAGCTGCTCAATGGAACAACCGTAGAGAATGGGCATCTGCTAAAGCAGCACCAGAAAGAATCTATGGAACAGAAGAGACAAAGTTTAG gGAGGAGCAGAAAACAATCCTGCCCGTAA